The DNA sequence ACGTCGAGTACGACCGGGACGATCCGGATCTTGTTCGGGTGCAGGACCGTAACGCGTCGCTGGCGATCATCCCGGCCGGCTCGATCGCGGTGGTGGGGTGGCTGGTCGGTGCGGTGTTGCTGACCGGGCTGGTCGTGTTGGAGCGCCGCCTCGACCGTCAGGACGAGAGCAACTTGGACAGCCAGTTGTTGTCGTAGATGTCGACGGTGTCGCCCTTCTTCAGGTCGTAGACCGTCGGGGTTCCGGTGTTGATCGGATCCACCTCGTAGAGGTACTCGAAGTTGGTGTCCGCCATCTCCTTGACGTCGACCGCGTCTCGGCCCGACGTGATGGCGGCGACGGCGTCGGCACCGAGCCCGCTCTCGCGGGCCATCTGCGCAATCTCATCGTCGCTGGGGCCCCTGCTCCCCGGGGCCTGGTGCGCCCACAGATCTTCGACGAACTTCTGGAACGCCCTGGCCGACGTCTTGGGGCCGGCAACCGCGAACAGTGCATTGGCGACTCGCGCGGAGTGCCCGGCGGTGTTCGCGGTGTCCAGGAACGTCAGCGGCCGGTAGGTGACGGCCAGCCGGCCGAGGTCGATCTCGCTGGCCAGTTGGTCACCGAAGTCCTTCTGCAGGTCGGCGCAATGGGTGCATTGCGGTTCGGTGAACAATTCGATCTGGACCGGTGCGTTGGGATCGCCGGCGATGACGCCGAACCCGTCCTTGGAGATCTGGGTGGCCGGACCGTTCGGATCCACTTGTGCCACACCGGCGACGGCACGGCTGCAACCGGTGAGGACCAGCAGCGTCAGGATGAGCGCAGACAGGTAGCGCATGGTCGAACCGTACCGTCCCACCAGCTTTTCGTGTCGTGTATGCCTGGGCGAAACCTTGCTGACAAGCGCCGCTGACACCCTCGTGGGGTGCGCGTTGCGATTGTCGCGGAGTCCTTCCTGCCGAACGTCAACGGAGTGACCAACTCGGTGCTCCGGGTGCTCGAGCATCTGCGCCGCACCGGCCATGAAGCCCTCGTCATCGCACCGGACAACCCCCGCGGTGAACAGCCCGCCGAGCGCATCCACGACGGTATCCGGGTACACCGGGTACCGGCCCGGATGTTCCCGAAGGTGACCTCGCTGCCCCTGGGTGTGCCGCGCCCGCGAATGGTCGGGGTGCTTCGCGGGTTCGACCCGCATGTCGTACACCTGGCCTCCCCGGCCCTGCTGGGCTACGGCGGGCTGCACGCCGCCCGGCATCTCGGGGTGCCGACGGTCGCGGTGTTCCAGACCGATATCGCCGGCTTTGCCCAGAGCTACGGCGTGGGCGTCGCCTCTCGTGCCGCGTGGGCGTGGACCCGGCATCTGCACTCCCGTGCCGACCGCACCTTGGCCCCGTCCACGGCGGCGATGGAAGACCTTGCCGCCCATAACATCCCGCGGGTTCACCACTGGGGCCGTGGAGTGGACGTCACCGGCTTCGCACCGTCCAACCGGGATCAGGAGCTGCGGGCGTCGTGGTCTCCGCAGGGCAAGCCGATCATCGGATTCGTCGGACGGCTGGCGCCGGAGAAGCACGTCGAACGGCTGGCGGCCCTGGCACACCGCGACGACCTGCAGCTGGTGATCGTCGGTGACGGTGTGGACCGGGCCAAATTGCAGGCCCTGCTGCCCGGTGCAGTGTTCACCGGCGCGCTCTACGGCGCAGAGCTGGCCGCCGCCTACGCGAGCATGGACGTCTTCGTCCATCCGGGTGAGCACGAGACCTTCTGCCAGGCCGTCCAGGAGGCGATGGCTTCCGGACTGCCGGTGATCGCACCGGATGCGGGCGGGCCGCGCGATCTGGTCGCTCCCTACCGCACCGGACTTCTGCTGCCGGTGCCCGAGTTCGAGCAGCGGCTGACGCAGTCGGTCGGGCACCTGCTCGACGAGCGGACCCGCTACGCGCAGGCCGCACGGCGCAGTGTGTTGGGCCGGACCTGGCCTGCGGTCTGTGACCAACTGCTCGCCCATTACGAGGCGGTGCAGGCCGACGGTCGTCGTCGGATTCGGGCGGCATAGGTTGCCGACCAGTTGATGGCCGTCAGCTGAATAGTTGCTGAGATAGGTTTTGCTTCAGCGTGATTCAGGGCACACTGGCATACATCGGGGAATTTGGCGCGGGAGCCGACCGCATTTCGTACACAACTCCCAAGGTCGAGGGATACCTCTGATGAGTGACACGAGTTTTCGCCAGGAACTGCAAGCCTTTGCCGTCGAGCTACGTAAGTTGGCTTACACCATGCCCGCTGGGCACGAGGATCGGCTGATCCACCTCAGCGAACGGATGGCAGGGCGTGCGCGCCAACTCCTGCAAGTCGACGCGCACGCCATGTAACTAACCCTGGGCCTGCACGGCTCTAACCCTGCGCCTCCACGGCGACGGGCTGCCACTGCTCCCAGTTGGCCAGCCGGCTCTCGTAGTCGGCCCGGGCCACCTGCAGCGGTGACTCACCGAAGAACACCCGCAGCGGCGGGTTCGGGGCATCGACGACCTTGAGAATGGCGCGCGCCGACGCCGTCGGGTCACCGGGCTTCGCCCAGCGCTGCGCGCGGGCTTCGGCGACCTGCTGGTGCAGCGCGGCGTAGTCGGGCAGCGGCTCGGAGCGCTTCGCGGACGGACCCGACCAGTCGGTGTCGAAGCCACCCGGCTCGATCAGGGTGACGTGGACGCCGAACGGTGCGACCTCCTGCGCCAGCGACTGGGACAAGCCCTCCAGCGCCCACTTGGAGGCGTGGTAGATCCCGACGAGCGGGAACGCGGTGATGCCGCCGATCGAGGACACCTGGATGATGTGGCCGCTGCCCTGGGCGCGCAGATACGGCAGTGCCGCCTGGGTCACCCACAGCGCACCGAAGACGTTGGTTTCGATCTGGTCGCGCGCGTCGGCCTCGCTGAGTTCCTCGACGAACCCGAAGTGGCCGTATCCGGCGTTGTTGACGACGATGTCGAGGTGGCCGAAGTGGTCATGCGCCTGTTTGACCGCGGCGAAGTCCGCGGCGCGGTCGGTGACGTCCAGGGCGATCGGCAGGATCGCGTCGCCGTACTTCTCGACCAGATCGGCCAGGGTGTCGGTGTTGCGGGCGGTCGCGGCGACCTTGTCACCGCGCTCCAGGGCGGCGATCGTCCACTCGCGTCCGAAGCCACGGGATGTTCCGGTGATGAACCACACTTTTTCGCTCATGGTCCTAGCCAACGCCTGGGCCCGCCGATGATTCCCGCTGGGGTAGCGTCGGGTCCGTGAGCCGCGCGACGCTGGACAAAGATCCCCGTGACGTGGCGTCGATGTTCGACGCCGTGGCGCGCCGCTATGACATCACCAACACCGTGCTCTCGCTGGGGCAGGACCGCGCCTGGCGACGCGCGACCCGGGCGGCCCTGGGCATCGGTCCCGGGGACACCGTGCTGGACCTGGCCGCCGGGACGGCGGTCTCCACGGTCGAGCTGGCCAAATCCGGCGCGTGGTGCGCCGCCGCCGACTTCTCGGTGGGAATGCTGCATGCCGGCGCGGGCCGGCCGGTACCCAAGGTGGCCGCCGACGCCACCAAGCTGCCGTTCGCCGACGAGGTCTTCGACGCGGTGACCATCAGCTTCG is a window from the Mycolicibacterium anyangense genome containing:
- a CDS encoding demethylmenaquinone methyltransferase; the protein is MSRATLDKDPRDVASMFDAVARRYDITNTVLSLGQDRAWRRATRAALGIGPGDTVLDLAAGTAVSTVELAKSGAWCAAADFSVGMLHAGAGRPVPKVAADATKLPFADEVFDAVTISFGLRNVVDHSAGLREMARVTKPGGRLVVCEFSTPVVPVFSTVYKEYLMRALPRVATAVSSNPEAYVYLAESIRAWPDQAELARRIEAAGWSQVRWRNLTGGIVALHAAVKP
- a CDS encoding glycosyltransferase family 4 protein; this encodes MRVAIVAESFLPNVNGVTNSVLRVLEHLRRTGHEALVIAPDNPRGEQPAERIHDGIRVHRVPARMFPKVTSLPLGVPRPRMVGVLRGFDPHVVHLASPALLGYGGLHAARHLGVPTVAVFQTDIAGFAQSYGVGVASRAAWAWTRHLHSRADRTLAPSTAAMEDLAAHNIPRVHHWGRGVDVTGFAPSNRDQELRASWSPQGKPIIGFVGRLAPEKHVERLAALAHRDDLQLVIVGDGVDRAKLQALLPGAVFTGALYGAELAAAYASMDVFVHPGEHETFCQAVQEAMASGLPVIAPDAGGPRDLVAPYRTGLLLPVPEFEQRLTQSVGHLLDERTRYAQAARRSVLGRTWPAVCDQLLAHYEAVQADGRRRIRAA
- a CDS encoding SDR family oxidoreductase: MSEKVWFITGTSRGFGREWTIAALERGDKVAATARNTDTLADLVEKYGDAILPIALDVTDRAADFAAVKQAHDHFGHLDIVVNNAGYGHFGFVEELSEADARDQIETNVFGALWVTQAALPYLRAQGSGHIIQVSSIGGITAFPLVGIYHASKWALEGLSQSLAQEVAPFGVHVTLIEPGGFDTDWSGPSAKRSEPLPDYAALHQQVAEARAQRWAKPGDPTASARAILKVVDAPNPPLRVFFGESPLQVARADYESRLANWEQWQPVAVEAQG
- a CDS encoding DsbA family protein gives rise to the protein MRYLSALILTLLVLTGCSRAVAGVAQVDPNGPATQISKDGFGVIAGDPNAPVQIELFTEPQCTHCADLQKDFGDQLASEIDLGRLAVTYRPLTFLDTANTAGHSARVANALFAVAGPKTSARAFQKFVEDLWAHQAPGSRGPSDDEIAQMARESGLGADAVAAITSGRDAVDVKEMADTNFEYLYEVDPINTGTPTVYDLKKGDTVDIYDNNWLSKLLSS